Below is a genomic region from Culicoides brevitarsis isolate CSIRO-B50_1 chromosome 2, AGI_CSIRO_Cbre_v1, whole genome shotgun sequence.
TGCCCAGGGATCGTGGCCTGAACTCGAAAACACTCATATTATCAGGTTTCAGTCATTGGCGGAACACGCCCAAGCTGTTGTTTTGCAACGGAAGCAGGAGAAACAGGATTACTTGAAGCGTCGAACTCAAAAACCTCATAAATTTCCGAGTTTAACGGATCGTACAGGCTTGACAGCTTCCATGATTCGTCGCCAAGTCAATTGGGGCGAAAAAACATCCCAAAAAATTcacgttgaaaaaataaatccaagtATTGCGACTGATGAAACCACTCCGTTGCCCGAAAGTATCTTCACGGACGACATCAATCTCAAAATGATCACGACAATTCAGCAGCGTCTCGCCCAGATCCAACAACAACCGATCACCGTCACAAAACTCTATCCGCAACACAAAAGTCTCTGCATTAAACGCTCCCTGCGATGCAAAAGATGCGATCATAACGTTTGCAAGCCGGAACTTAACCCAAACTCCATTAAATATCGCATCCAACTTTTCGCGGCATATCACGTGCCTGAAGTTCGTCTCGTGGAATGCACAAATCTCAAAGCTGGTGCCAATTGTTACGTCAAACTAAAGTTCATTAATCCAACAATGCATGACATGACGATCGTTTTGTACACCGTCGACATTAACACGGAGGAAGGAGTTTTAGTTGGCGTCGAAAAAGCCAATGTCAATGGAAAAATTCAGTTCACGAATGAACCTTTTGAACTTTTGCGTCGTGATGATTCGATCGATATTGATGAGGAAAATATTCAACGCGAAAAGGATTATCCGGATTTTATTGTCGCGAAAAAGGGGAATCAGGTTACGGGACATTTTCCGGTTTCGGTGAGCAAAGAGGTCAAAGATGGAGATGAGATTCGGGTTGGAGTGACAGTTAAATATTTGTACACAAATACCTCGAGTTTGGCGGAAAAGAAGGAAATGTTAAAGCAAGACTTGAAATTGACAGCTATTGTGGCTTTGGGAAAATATCaaggatgaaaaattaactctCAGCATTTTAACTCAGCTTtgtactaaataaataatgaaataaattattccattaataaaaaaaaatatttaaaaaaaaataatttttttttaatttttaagtatttttaatatttggtaaaaaaaaatatttaaaataaaaacaagatatttttcacgttctaatttgaattttttgaaggttttggcattagaaacaacttttgttttggactttttctaaattttgttttcgatttttaaagatgttattgattttaagtcaaaatttttatgagggctcacataccgatttttcaaaattttttcaacttttgtagatcacggttctccgtctcaaaatgaaggttttgatgttagaaacaacttttgttttggactttttctaaattttgcgttttcgatgtacaggagccatttaaagatgttagcaaaaaaaattgatgaaaaaaatttaagtcaaaattatgagggctcacataccgatttttcaacttttgtagatcacggttctccagctcaaattgaaggttttggcattagaaacaacttttgttttggactttttctaaattttgcgtttccgatgtacaggagccatttaaagatgttagcaaaaaaaatttaagtcaaaatcctcttattatgagggctcacataccgatttttcaaaattttttcaacttttgtagatcacggttctccagctcaaattgaaggttttggcattagaaacaacttttgttttggactttttctaaattttgcgttttcgatgtacaggagccatttaaagatgttttgatgaaaaaaaatttaagtcaaaattatgagggctcacattttttcaaaattttttcaacttttgtagatcacggttctccagctcaaattgaaggttttggcattagaaacaacttttgttttggactttttctaaattttgcgttttcgatgtacaggagccatttaaagatgttagcaaaaaaaattgatgaaaaaaaatttaagtcaaaattatgagggctcacataccgatttttcaaaattttttcaacttttgtacatcacggttctccagctcaaattgaaggttttggcattagaaacaacttttgttttggactttttctaaattttgcgtttccgatgtacaggagccatttaaagatgttagcaaaaaaaattgatgaaaaaaaatttaagtcaaaattatgagggctcacataccgatttttcaaaattttttcaacttttgtagatcacggttctccagctcaaattgaaggttttggcattagaaacaacttttgttttggactttttctaaattttgcgtttccgatgtacaggagccatttaaagatgttagcaaaaaaaattgatgaaaaaaaatttaagtcaatttttcaaaattttttcaaaatcctctttgatgaaaaaaaatttcaacttttgtagatcacggttctccagctcaaattgaaggttttggcattagaaacaacttttgttttggactttttcttaattttgcgttttcgatgtacaggagccatttaaagatgttagcaaaaaaaattgatgaaaaaaaatttaagtcaaaatcctcttattatgagggctcacataccgatttatcaaaattttttcaatttttgtagatcacggttctccagctcaaattgaaggttttggcattagaaacaacttttgttttggactttttctaaattttgcgtttccgatgtacaggagccattttaagatgttagcgaaaaaaatgtatcaaaaaaaatttcagccaaaatccttttataattgaaaagaagttaaaatttttaatttaataattttttttcagtttattttcaaaagtttttctaaaaattaaaaattttttaggtacctaaataatttcaaaaaaaaaaataaaaatatttaaataatttaaagttaaaattatgaacttttttaaatcaaattcagaaaaaaatgtaaataactttaaaataatttttttttaaatgattcaaaataaaaaaaattaaattaaccaaacaattatttttttttataaatttatttttaaaataatttacttttaatatttaaaaagaaaatttatgaagagaatttataattcataaataaaaaaattatttttttaacattaaattatattttattgtatacgaatgctttttaacaaatattataagataaaagtttaacaaattcataagaaaaaattttatttttttttaaatttactttgttttaaattgtCGATAGACCAATAGCAATAGAATTGGTATGCAAAGTAgctcatttttaaagaaatataaataaattgaaaagaaaaatagacaAACATCTATTAAGTAATACAAATTACTCTTAACTTGCTTTTTAGTAACAACTGCACTTTCTACAGAACCATtcgatttttcctttttcgtaTCTggcttttgtgcaaaattctcattaatcggtttagaattttttctttgatggatttcattTGTGTTTAGATCTGACGTAATTGGCCGACGAATCGGGCTTTTAGATGTTgattttagaacaattttaGCAGAAAATTTATCTCTAACAGGTTTTCGGGATGAATCTCTTTCAAATACAGTTTTTGGCTTGTAATCCCAATTTATAGGAGATAAGCTTTGTTCTTTTGGTATATCTTcgtgtttttcttcttctggtTCAGATTCTGTGTCATCAATTGAAGGTCTTAAATATAACGGGACTTTATCAGCTGAACTTCTTCTATAGATTTTCTTATCACTCAAAATTGATGTATAATGATCAATTACAGTTCTATTCTCTTCTGTGGTTTCCATTTGACGTTGGTCCTTAATTGAGGAATCAGAAGTTTTACGAGTATTAATGAAATCTTGAATTCGATCTGAACGATCTGTGTTTTGATTTGCATACATTGGAGAACTGTTGATCTTATTGATGAAATTAGGTTCTTCTGTTGGTAAAGTTTCCTTTGAAGTTTTGGCAGAAGATAGTTTGCTATTCATTCCTGAACCTTTTAAGATGGGTTTTAGTACGAACTGTGGATCAGATTGTTGCGGTTTATTTAAAACGTAAACAGCTTCTCCTTTATTTGGTGTCTTATAAGGAGAAACTATACTCCGTAAGTcttcatttgatttttcatcatcttttaaatcataaacttcttttgaagaaaatagatTTTGATTGTTGCTCCAtgtattgttattaatttcattactAAAGCTCGAagatcttaaattttcttctgatttttcataattcgAAAGATTGTCATTTTGTGGATCTTCAACTTCATTAATTTCGATGTCATGATCTTTTCCTGTATTGGCAATAGTATGTCGACGTTCATAGTTATAAGTTTCAATTGAAGGTAATTTCTTCTTGCTGAATggactttcacttttttcagcTTCATCTCTTTGTTCTAAAGTTTGATAAAGATCGCGCAtcactttttcatacattaaATAGGTTGAGCTCACAGTTTGTCTCAGCGAAGGGTTTTCTACTGTGGTACCTATATCTATTAATTAggaaaaatatattcttttttgattaaaatttgaaataaaattaacatactTGGCGCTGAAATCGACTTGAAAGGAGGTTCActtgttttgtcattttcaaaatcgaaattggtttctattgaaaagttaaagttttcagttaagttcaattaaaattaaaaaagaataattaactTACCAATAGgtttttcaatttcagctgCTTTTTCAACTTCAACTGGTTTCTCAACTTCAACTGGTTTTTCAACTTCAACAGGTTCAATAATAGTTTCTTCAGGTTCTTCGATTTTGATTTGCACAGGACTTTTAACTTCTTCAACAGGTCTTGTTGAAGTTTCACTGTCAACTTTTTCTCTTGTCACACTTGCAGATCTACTTCCAGCTCTACTAACAGATCTACTTCTCAAAACAGGACTGCCCAATAGGTTTGTTGACGAAGTGTTATGACTGCGAGGCGGAGAGAAAACTCCTCGATTAATATCAGGCACAAATACCAAAAAGGATTCTTCTCCAGGTTCACTGATTCCATACAAGTTCTCAGCTTTTACCCGAAATTTGTATTCTGAACCTTCGATCAAGTTATTCAAAGTTActgtgagattttttgttgtcttagCTTTCAACCATACATCCCATCCAGTTCGATTATATTCAATAATGTAATTACAAACTGTGCATCCTCCATCATCTTCGGGCTCTGTAAAGTGAACTGTTGCAGAATTCCCAATACATTTCGAAACAATAGCTTTTCCGGGAGAACTTGGTCTTGAAGTGACAGTAACGAGAAAAGATTTTGAATCTTCTCCGCTTCGGTTCAATGCTTTGACTGTATATTCTCCTCGATCTTCTCTTTGAACATTAGAAATGCGTAGGTTTGAACTTGTTTTTGTCGTTATAATTTCAAAGCGATCGACAGATGTGATCATCCTGTTATTATGGGTCCATATAACAGTTGGAGCAGGACGTCCTTCAATAGCAACTTTTAATCGCAAAACTTCACCAGCTTCAGCTAAAAGCCCATCgtcataatttttggaaagtaACACTTTCGGTGGAtcatcaataattaattttgcattagTTTCAGCTTGGCCCATTGAATTCGTTGCCAAACACTTGAATTCACCTTCGTCTGACGAAACAACATTGTCAATTTGCAACATTGAGCAACCCGCTTCGTaatcaacgaaaattttattgtgctCATCATCGAGTAATTCAAAGCCATCTTTAAACCAAACAATTTCTGGCGATGGATTTCCGTTAAAATCAACTTTGAACTCAACTGGACTGTGTAAAAGCACTTCTTTATTCTCCAATTCCGTAACAAAGTATGGAGCAGTACTTGTAGTTTTTCGTTGAAGCATGACAGACAAAGGCTCAGAATATTCTGAAGGATAAGAGTTGCCTAAAGATGTTACAGCAATTACTCGGAATTGGTATTTCCAACCAGGATCGAGTCCGTTAATGGTAAGTTCATTATTTGGTATTAAAATGTTCACTGCGCGCATCCATTGTTGTGATCCGATTCTTCGATGTTCTACGATATAGCCTTGAAGCAACACATTTTCATCATTTGGGTAATACCATCGAATAGTGACAGCATCGGAAGCTATTACATGATTGGTAACTAATTCGGGTTTACTTGGCGCTGATGGGATACCTGTTGATAgtcaattgagaaaaaaaaaataggtaagtGTTCGACAAATGTTTAATGACGTGGAacagaaaatcgaaaaaaaaacttaccaatagAATTTTTCCCATTCAATGATCTTTTGTAAATGTCTCTTGAGCTGTGTACTTTTCCTGGTTGATTACCCATTTTCTTAACTCTATAACTaaactttattaaacattaaaaataacttaaatctaaaaacttttttaaaattctaacaattaaaagaaaaaaaaaacaaaatttaagtcTAACCAAAAGACTCTCACTGAATatcgtgaaaaaatatttttaaatagttgcACATCCGTGGTTTACACAAACGgctaaaaatagacaaaatatagaaattttttgaattagccaATGCAAATTCTATTGTAGTATAccttatttaaacatttttcatttaacgagttaattttttgtttttttcagatttttcaattttgagttattttcttgattttgacttagtttttgactttgacacagtttttgatttagtttttctcttgaaaaaaaaaaactatgtcaaagttaaaattttttttcagtttcaattttttggcagttttgagttataaaatgattaacttattttgaaaaatttttctttttcagtttcaaattagagccctctgacaaatttttatccatttggagcaaaatttgacaaaaattgctttgaacagtcaaaactatgtcaaaggaaaattttttttcagtttcaattttttggcagttttgagttataaaatgataaattagatctctctgacaaatttttatccatttggagcaaaatttgacaaaaattgctttgacacagttttttttttcttgatttagtttttaaaacaaaacttgatttagtttttaaaacaaaactatgtcaaaggaaaaattttttttcagtttcaattttttggcagttttgagttataaagtgattaaaattgataaattagagccctctgacaaatttttatccatttggagcaaaatttgacaaaaattgctttgacacagtttttgacacagtttttttgctcttgatttagtttttaaaacaaaactatgtcaaaggaaaaattttttttcagtttcaattttttggcagttttgagttataaaatgattaaaaatgataaattagagctctctgacaaatttttatccatttggagcaaaatttgacaaaaattgctttgacacagtttttgacacagtttttttgctcttgatttagtttttaaaacaaaactatgtcaaaggaaaaattttttttcagtttcaattttttggcagttttgagttataaaatgattaaaaatgataaattagagccctctgacaaatttttatccatttggagcaaaatttgacaaaaattgctttgacacagtttttgacacagtttttttgctcttgatttagtttttaaaacaaaactatgtcaaaggaaaaattttttttcagtttcaattttttggcagttttgagttataaaatgattaaaaatgataaattagagctctctgacaaatttttatccatttggagcaaaatttgacaaaaattgctttgacacagtttttgacacagtttttttgctcttgatttagtttttaaaacaaaactatgtcaaaggaaaattttttttcagtttcaattttttggcagttttgagttataaaatgattaaaaatgataaattagagctctctgacaaatttttatccatttggagcaaaatttgacaaaaattgctttgacacagtttttgtcttgatttagtttttaaaataaaactatgtcaaaggaaaaattttttttcagtttcaattttttggcagttttggcagttctgacaaatttttatccatttggagcaaaatttgacaaaaatggctttgacacagtttttttccttgatttagttttcaaatcaaaactatgtcaaaggaaaaatttttttcagttttaattttttggcatttttgagttataaaatgattaaaaatgataaataagagccctctgacaaatttttatccatttggagcaaaatttgacaaaagttgctttgacacagtttttttgctcttgatttagtttttaaaacaaaactatgtcaaaggaaaaatttttttttcagtttcaattttttggcagttttgagttataaaatgattaaaaatgataaattagagctctctgacaaatttttatccatttggagcaaaatttgacaaaaattggctttgacacagtttttttgctcttgatttagtttttaaaacaaaactatgtcaaaggaaaaattttttttcagtttcaattttttggcagtttgagttataaaatgattaaaaatgataaattagagctctctgacaaatttttatccatttggagcaaaatttgacaaaaattgctttgacacagtttttttttttgctcttgatttagtttttaaaacaaaactgagtttaaaatgattaaaaatgataaattagagccctctgacaaatttttatccatttggagcaagatatttgataaattttagatgaggttaaaaaaatttttgaagcaaaaaccATGTAGTGTATTAAACATAACCTATAAGAATAGTACAAAAAGTTGagcgattttcaaaataagaaaaagacATCAGAAATGTCTCTCCTGACATGCAAACACATATTCCCATATTGAAATTGAcgcgaaaatttgttttcgatGAGTTTGAGAGGAGCATTCGGTCATCTAACTTTGAACttgtttcaattgattttaacAGAAAGTCACTAAAGTTAattcatttcaatatttttttcgaaatttttcaattaatttaaaatttttctgaaaaataaaaattagatgaaccatttttattcaaatttcgatattttgtaattttttgttaaaattaccttaaaatttcattaacgaaactccaataaaaaattcaaaaaattgttattcgaGAACGAAATTTAATCAGCTGTTCAATATAAACAAATTCACATGCAAACCGAAATGTGGTTTCTCTAAaagttttgtactttttcataaatttgactgagaaataagcaaaaaaaaagatgttttttctcaaactcATCACACATCGCTCACTCAAAGGCGTCACACCGCTTGTCACAACTTTTCAACGTGGATTTCGTTTTCAAATATCCTGTCTTTACGCACGCACCTTCAACCATTTCCAAAATGATTACGGAAGAAACGTATTGATGTCGATTCCTGCCCCCAACATGCTCAAATTGGAAGAACTCTCACCTTTTCTGCAAAAACCGGCGCCCGAACGAGACTCCCTCACACAAATCCTCGCATCAAAAGACTGGAAATCGTGTTCGCCGCAAGAACTTTACGCTGGATTGGAATCCGTTGCTACTTATTGTCGCGAATACGACTTACAAATCTCTGAATCGTGCTTCGATGAGATTATCGATGCCTTTGCGGATCGTCGCCATGAGTTCAGTGACGAAATATTGTTGGATTTGTTGAaacttttgatgattttgccGACGACGCCGAGTAAAAACACGAGAAATTATTGGGATTTGTGGCTCGCGATTGAAGATGTGTGTTTGGCGCGTGTCCGTAGTTGGGATTTGGGCAAAAGATTGCTTTACGTGGaccattttcattcattaggTTTGGGAAAAACGTCGAAATTGACACATAATGTGGTTATGCGGATGGGCAGAAATATTCCAAAGTTgccaaaagatttatttttgcaacttttgttctttttgaATGTCACACGAGATCCCATCGATGAGATGATTGACATCGAGAAGAATTGGATTCATTCGATGGATGACATGACAATTGAAGAAGTGGGAGTTGTGTGCACGGGATTGTTCAAAACGAAAACCAGAATTCGCGATATTCGAGTTTTGAAGAAGTTGTATGCGAAATTACATCGACATTTGGATACAGTTGATAGCATGACGTTATCCAATATTCTGaaggtaagttaaaaaaaaattgaataaattaggaattttttttttcaaactttttgttcctttttatgtgaaaaaaattaaaagttaatttttttaaatttttttttcaatggttttctcaaaaaaaaaatttaagtaaatatttatttaattttttttaaaatattcaatttaattaaatttaaaaaaaattaaattaaaataaattcattaacttaaataatttaaattaattaaaaaaaaaaaaattaaaataaataatttatttaattaaaaaataaaaatttaatttaatttaaaattttgcttttaatctaaaatttttttaatttttttaaattataagtcaattttttaattttgctgagcaaattttcgcaaaaatatttttttttaaatttaatttttttaatttttttttttcaaaaaattttaaaaaaaaaattaaataaatttttaaaaaattcattaattttttatttaattttttttaaatattcaattcaattaaatttaaaaaaaaataaaaaaaataaaataaatttttaaaattaaaaaaaaatttaaattaatttaaataaaaaaattaaaataaataatttaattttttataatt
It encodes:
- the LOC134832434 gene encoding titin homolog; translated protein: MGNQPGKVHSSRDIYKRSLNGKNSIGIPSAPSKPELVTNHVIASDAVTIRWYYPNDENVLLQGYIVEHRRIGSQQWMRAVNILIPNNELTINGLDPGWKYQFRVIAVTSLGNSYPSEYSEPLSVMLQRKTTSTAPYFVTELENKEVLLHSPVEFKVDFNGNPSPEIVWFKDGFELLDDEHNKIFVDYEAGCSMLQIDNVVSSDEGEFKCLATNSMGQAETNAKLIIDDPPKVLLSKNYDDGLLAEAGEVLRLKVAIEGRPAPTVIWTHNNRMITSVDRFEIITTKTSSNLRISNVQREDRGEYTVKALNRSGEDSKSFLVTVTSRPSSPGKAIVSKCIGNSATVHFTEPEDDGGCTVCNYIIEYNRTGWDVWLKAKTTKNLTVTLNNLIEGSEYKFRVKAENLYGISEPGEESFLVFVPDINRGVFSPPRSHNTSSTNLLGSPVLRSRSVSRAGSRSASVTREKVDSETSTRPVEEVKSPVQIKIEEPEETIIEPVEVEKPVEVEKPVEVEKAAEIEKPIGKLIILF
- the LOC134830119 gene encoding dynactin subunit 4 gives rise to the protein MTSFFLQNGNIEYICTCKALNPITKLYFCRHCLELRCGRCVSIEVDSHYCSNCLENIPSSEAKHKKNKCNSCFDCPSCHHTLSARGTTVSVPMTVKKEGETATDSPSEPKMITKKMFYLACLACRWTSRDAGIPDQTVAQGSWPELENTHIIRFQSLAEHAQAVVLQRKQEKQDYLKRRTQKPHKFPSLTDRTGLTASMIRRQVNWGEKTSQKIHVEKINPSIATDETTPLPESIFTDDINLKMITTIQQRLAQIQQQPITVTKLYPQHKSLCIKRSLRCKRCDHNVCKPELNPNSIKYRIQLFAAYHVPEVRLVECTNLKAGANCYVKLKFINPTMHDMTIVLYTVDINTEEGVLVGVEKANVNGKIQFTNEPFELLRRDDSIDIDEENIQREKDYPDFIVAKKGNQVTGHFPVSVSKEVKDGDEIRVGVTVKYLYTNTSSLAEKKEMLKQDLKLTAIVALGKYQG